DNA from Planifilum fulgidum:
GCCGCGGGCCCATCCGCAAGTGGCAGCTTGACGCCGCCTTTCCACTCCGGATCATGCGATCCGGAGTCTTATCCGGTATTAGCCCCGGTTTCCCGGAGTTATCCCGGTCTTGCGGGCAGGTTACCCACGTGTTACTCACCCGTTCGCCGCTGGGTCTTAAAGGGCAAGCCCTTCAAGACCCCGCACGACTTGCATGTATTAGGCACGCCGCCAGCGTTCGTCCTGAGCCAGGATCAAACTCTCCTGGAAAGTTTGATATGACTCAAAGGAACCACGGGTCCTTTTCGCTCTTCAGTTTTCAAGGAACGCCTTCTTTTTTTGTTCCGCCGCCTCTCGCGGCGACGGATTTTATCTTATCACGGCTTGCGCCGTTTGTCAACCACTTTTTTCGGAGGTTTTTGCTGGAATCCCTCCGGGCTCTTTTTTTGAGCCGAAACATCAATTACTTTATCACGGAATCAAGGCGCCGTCAACCCGGAAATGATCGCCAATTTTTTGGAGACCGGCACCCCTTCTCCCCGGGACGTGCCCTCCCTGTACTCGGAAATCCACTCCCGCTCCAGCTGCTCCATCGTCTTTCCCAACACCTTCTTGAAGGCCGCCCGGGTCCGGCGGTTCAATTCGGGAATCTTGTCGGCGCTGCCCCGGTCGATCGTGGGATACTTGCGGAGAACGGCAAACACTTCTCCCATCTTCTCCTCCCCGTACCGCTCGATGAGAAACCGGAACAGGGCGGCGCTTTGGGCGTAGTATTGGGAAGCCTCCTTGACGGGCAATTTCTCGAGCTGAAGGGATTCCAAGACCGCGAAGCGCCAGGGGCGGTCGATCCTTTGTTCGTCCGATGCGCTAAAGAGCCCCGGAAGCAACCGGGACTGGTAATACTCCGCGGCGCCTTCCTGCAACCAATACGCGGCGTTGTCCCCGGTCCGTTCGCTCACCATCTTGTGGGTCACCTCGTGAACCAAACCCGAGGCGAAGCTTTCTTCCCAATCCTCCATCTGGAGGGCGCCCACAAATTTGATCGCCTGTCCCGCCTCGTTCCAACCGGCCGCCCACTCCGGCAGGGAGAGCTTCACCGACTGCCGGAACAGTTCCGGGTGGTGGTACAGCTTCACCTCGACGGCCTCCGCCGGCACCCACGAGTATTTTTCATGAAACGCGTCGACGGCGCGGCCGACAATGTCCAATGCGACGGCCGCCTGCCTTTTCAACCGGGGATCCGTGTAAAAGACGATCACATCCCCCGCAGCCATCCGCTCGAAAGCGAGATCCGAATCCTTCCAGCCCTGCTCCGTTCTTTCAAAGCGGAGAAAATACTTTACGGAATACGTCTTGCCGTCCTTGCGATAACTCTGCTTGATCCGGGCGCGGAGCCGAAACGGGCGCTCGGGCGAAACCGACTCCACTTCCATCCGGAAGGAACCGGGATCGATATACCGGACGGCGTCCTCAAACCAGCGCTTCTGCTCCCGCAAGTAGGTCCGGCGCTCAGGGTGAATCACCCGCAAAAACCGTTTTTGATTTCCGCTGTTGACGGCCGCTTCCTTTTCCTTGACCAGTTTCCGGACGGCATCCGCCGGCTTCGGACACGCGGGGGATGCCTCCGCCGGAGACATGGCAACCGACAAAATCAGCAGCACCAAAAGGGAGAGCAATGCACGTTTCATGAGCAAACCCGCCCTTCGCACAGCCAAAACAGATCCGCTTTCCCGCCTCGGACGCATTTTTCCATTAATACTAATGTGCGACAAGGAGAGGATGATCATACGCCGCAACCAAAAAGGCGGAGCCTCCATGCTCCGCCTTTCATTTAAGGATTTGAAGGGGATATGAATCAAATGGCCCCCAGAAATGCAAACCGGGTGATGAACAGCACCGCCAGAACGTACATGATGGGGTGCACCTGGCGCCACTTTCCGGCGAAGATCTTGCCGATCGGATACAGGATGAAGCCGACGGCGATCCCGGTGGCAATGCTGAAGGACATCGGCATCATCAGAACCGTCAAAAACGCGGGCACCGCTTCGGACAGGTCCTTCCAATCGATCTCCCGCAAGCTGCCGGCCATCAGCACGCCGACGATGATCAGCGCGGGCGAGGTGATGGCCGCCACGGAAGCGAAGGACTCCACCAAGGGGAAGAAGAAGAGGGCGATCAGGAACCAGCCGGCGGTCGTCACGGCGGTGAGACCCGTTCTGCCCCCGGCGGCAACCCCCGCCGACGATTCGATGTAGGAAGTGACCGTGGAGGTGCCCAGGGCCGCCCCGGAAATGGTCGCCAGGGAATCGGCCATCAGAGCCCGGCCGGCCCGCGGCAGCTTGTTGTCCTTCAACAGCCCGGCCTGACTGCTGACCCCGACGAGGGTGCCGGCGGTGTCAAACAGATCGACGAACAAGAAGGCAAAAATCACGGTGAACAGTCCGATATCCAGCGCGCCGGCGATATCCATCTTCAAAAAAGTGGGTGCCAGGCTGGGAGGAGCGGAGAAAATCCCCTTCGGCGCCGCCACGACCCCGGAAACCACGCCGACGACGGCCGTCACCAGCATGCCGAGCAGAACGGCCCCCTTCACTTTGCGGATCATCAGCAGCACGGTGACGACCAAACCGAACAGGGTGAGAAGGATGTCCTTCTGAAGCAGGTCGGGATTGAGGGCGACGAAGGTGGCCTCGGAGCCGACGATGATCTGGGCGTTCTTCAGACCGATAAAGGCGATGAACAGGCCGATCCCCGCCGAGACGGCGTGTTTCATCCCCGAGGGGATGACGTTGATGATCATCTCCCGGATGCGGGTGGCGGTCAAAAGGAGAAAGATCACTCCGGAAATGAAGACCGCCCCCAGCGCCGTCTGCCACGGAACCCCCATGCCCTGCACCACGGTATAAGTGAAATAGGCGTTCAGCCCCATGCCGGGGGCCAGGGCGATCGGATAGTTGGCCAAAAGGCCCATCAGAAGCGTTCCGATCGCCGAGGCGATAGCGGTGGCGACAAACACCGCCCCGAAGTCCATTCCCCCTTCCTGCCCGAGCATGAAGGGATTGACCAACAGAATGTACGCCATCGTCAAAAAGGTGGTGGTTCCCGCCAACACTTCCCTCCGCCAATTGGTGCCCGATTCGGTCAGGCGGAACCAGCGATCCAACCCGGGCAATCCTTTGGACATTTTCGCTTCTCCTTTCCTTGTCGTTGCGATAGAAGGTTCAAAAAGCCACGGAGAGCGCCGGCCGGAAAGAGCCGGAAAGGACCGGCCTTTCCGGCCGTTTGGATCCGCTTATGCCCGAGGATGTTACTCCCACTCGATCGTCGCCGGCGGTTTGGAGGTGATGTCGTACACGACCCGGTTTACACCTTCCACCTCTCCGACAATTCGGTTGGCGATCCTCTCCAACACGTCGTAGGGAATTCGCGCCCAATCGGCGGTCATGCCGTCGACGGAAGTGACGGCCCGAATCCCCACGGTATAGGCGTAGGTTCGGGCATCCCCCATCACTCCGACGCTGCGGAAATCGGGAAGAACGGTGAAATACTGCCAAATCTCCCGGTCCAAGCCGGCCCGGGCGATCTCCTCCCGCAGGATGGCGTCCGATTCCCGGACGATGGCCAGTTTTTCTTCCGTCACCTCGCCGATCACCCGGATCCCCAAACCGGGACCGGGGAAGGGCTGTCTCCAGATGATCTCCCGGGGAAGACCCAGCTCTTCGCCGACCCGGCGCACTTCATCCTTGAACAGGGTCTTCAGGGGCTCGATCAGCTCCATCTTCATCTCTTCCGGAAGGCCGCCCACATTGTGGTGGGATTTGATCGTCTGGGCCGTCGCCGTTCCCGATTCGATGATGTCGGTATACAGGGTGCCTTGCCCGAGGAAGTGGTGTTCCCCCAGTTTTTCGGCCTCTTCTTCGAAGACGCGGATAAACTCGTTCCCGATGATTTTCCGCTTCTGTTCCGGATCGGTCACGCCGGCCAGTTTGGAGAGAAAGCGTTCCCGGGCGTCCACCTGGACCACGTTCATGCGGAAGTGATCCCGGAACGTGCGCATGACGCTTTCGGCTTCTCCCTTCCTCAGGAGGCCGTGGTCCACAAACACGCAGGTGAGCTGATCACCGACCGCCCGGTGAATCAGCGCGGCGGTGACGGAAGAATCCACACCGCCGGACAGGGCGCAAAGCACTTTCTTCTCCCCGACCCGCTCGCGGATCTCCTTCACCGCATCCTCGATAAAGGATTCCGCGGTCCAACCTCCGGCACAGCCGCATACGTCGTACAGGAACCTCCGAAGGATCTCATCCCCCTGTTCCGTGTGCTTCACCTCCGGATGAAACTGAACCGCATACAGGCCGCGGTCCGGATCACTCATGGCCGCCACGGGCGCCGACGCCGTCCTCCCGTCGACGCGAAAGCCCGGAGGCGGTTCCACCACCGCGTCGCTGTGGCTCATCCAGACCGTCAGGGAAGTGCCCAGACCTCGAAACAGCGGCGAGTCGGACACCACTTCCAGCTCCGCCTTCCCGTATTCCCGCTTGCCCGCACGGTCCACCCGGGCGCCGTAGCGGGCGCTGATCAGCTGCATCCCGTAGCAGATCCCCAGGATGGGAATTCCCAGCTCGTAGATGGCGGGATCGCAAGCGGGAGCATCCTCGGCATAAACGCTGGCGGGGCCGCCGGAGAAGACGATTCCCTTCGGCTTCATCCGGGCGAGTTCCTCCGCCGTCACATGGTAAGGGACCAGCTCGCTGTACACTCCCAAGTCCCGAATCCGCCGCGCGATCAGCTGGTTGTATTGTCCCCCGAAATCCAACACCACTACGCGTTCCGTCTGATTCTCCATCCTTCATCCCTTTCATTTGTCTATGGTTTCGATCCATCCAGGACATAGCATGCCATTTGACGGACCCCATCCGCAATCGTTTTCTTCAATGAACAAGCCGGAGCCCGTGCCGCGATACCTACGGCAATACGGGACTCCGGCCGATCGATTCCTCGGATGGTCGTATGAAGCAGATTGATGAAGGGATCATGACGTCCGGGGACCCATATGCTCGTAGTCCAGCCATTTACGGTGGCCGGGTAGAGACATTCAGGCCATATTCCTGAACATATACGAGCCAGTCCACGCAAACATCATATCAAAGCGGCCAAAGAAGGGTCAAGCGAGGGAAACTTTTGCTAGTCTCCACCGGCGATGACGCACTGCCTTCATCACGGCTGCTCCGGATTCTGCTCGCCTTTGCCATCCTGGTCCCATTGGCTGACGGGATCCTGAATGTATTGATCAGCGTGTATGCCTTCCTGGTGTTCGACATGGGAAACACCGGCACCGGCATCCTTTACGGGGCGCTGGGTACGGGCTTGATGCTGGGTGGAGCACTGGCTCAGCGGCTGTCGAAAAACCTCCGGAAAACCATTGCCGCCGCCCTTTTTGCAGAAGGCTTTTGCCAGATGCCGGCCAGCCAATCAACGGCATTCCCGATCGCCGCCTTTCTGTTCGTCCTGGTGGCAACGGCCGCCGGCATCGGCAACGCCTGCACCGATACCCTCATCATGCGCGCAGTGCCGTCAGACCGTCTGGGACGGGTGTACGGCTTCCTCTCCTCTCTGCAAAAACGGTGTGTTCGGAGCGGCCCTGATGGGAACAGGCGCACTGCTAAACTGGATTTCCCCGCGCACCCTCGGGCTGGCTGGAGGTGCCTTTTTCGCAGCGACAGCCCTGATCGCCGGCACCATGCTGGCAAGGAGCCCATCTGTGGAAGAAAAGGGAAAAGCGCAAGAAGCGGACGCGGTAGAAACCTGGAAAAAGCCGGGTGTATCCTGATTCAAAACGCGACGAGGCCGGTTCAAGCGCCCCGACAGGCGCCGCACCCGGCCTCGTTTGTCACATTTGAAAGCGGTTTTCCCTTTGCCCGGTTGAGGAACACAACGGTATTATCGGTTCGCGAACTCGGGATTGTGGAACCTCTTTTCTCCTTTCAGGCCCTTAGCTGAAAACACTGCACCCCGTTCAGGCAAGTTCCTGTCATTGGCGATATTGTGGGTCAACGTGGTGACCAAAACGCCCATGTTGTACAGATTTTCCTTGGACAGCTTGTCCACCGTGTCCC
Protein-coding regions in this window:
- a CDS encoding peptidase MA family metallohydrolase; the protein is MKRALLSLLVLLILSVAMSPAEASPACPKPADAVRKLVKEKEAAVNSGNQKRFLRVIHPERRTYLREQKRWFEDAVRYIDPGSFRMEVESVSPERPFRLRARIKQSYRKDGKTYSVKYFLRFERTEQGWKDSDLAFERMAAGDVIVFYTDPRLKRQAAVALDIVGRAVDAFHEKYSWVPAEAVEVKLYHHPELFRQSVKLSLPEWAAGWNEAGQAIKFVGALQMEDWEESFASGLVHEVTHKMVSERTGDNAAYWLQEGAAEYYQSRLLPGLFSASDEQRIDRPWRFAVLESLQLEKLPVKEASQYYAQSAALFRFLIERYGEEKMGEVFAVLRKYPTIDRGSADKIPELNRRTRAAFKKVLGKTMEQLEREWISEYREGTSRGEGVPVSKKLAIISGLTAP
- a CDS encoding MFS transporter — encoded protein: MLVSTGDDALPSSRLLRILLAFAILVPLADGILNVLISVYAFLVFDMGNTGTGILYGALGTGLMLGGALAQRLSKNLRKTIAAALFAEGFCQMPASQSTAFPIAAFLFVLVATAAGIGNACTDTLIMRAVPSDRLGRVYGFLSSLQKRCVRSGPDGNRRTAKLDFPAHPRAGWRCLFRSDSPDRRHHAGKEPICGRKGKSARSGRGRNLEKAGCILIQNATRPVQAPRQAPHPASFVTFESGFPFARLRNTTVLSVRELGIVEPLFSFQALS
- the guaA gene encoding glutamine-hydrolyzing GMP synthase translates to MENQTERVVVLDFGGQYNQLIARRIRDLGVYSELVPYHVTAEELARMKPKGIVFSGGPASVYAEDAPACDPAIYELGIPILGICYGMQLISARYGARVDRAGKREYGKAELEVVSDSPLFRGLGTSLTVWMSHSDAVVEPPPGFRVDGRTASAPVAAMSDPDRGLYAVQFHPEVKHTEQGDEILRRFLYDVCGCAGGWTAESFIEDAVKEIRERVGEKKVLCALSGGVDSSVTAALIHRAVGDQLTCVFVDHGLLRKGEAESVMRTFRDHFRMNVVQVDARERFLSKLAGVTDPEQKRKIIGNEFIRVFEEEAEKLGEHHFLGQGTLYTDIIESGTATAQTIKSHHNVGGLPEEMKMELIEPLKTLFKDEVRRVGEELGLPREIIWRQPFPGPGLGIRVIGEVTEEKLAIVRESDAILREEIARAGLDREIWQYFTVLPDFRSVGVMGDARTYAYTVGIRAVTSVDGMTADWARIPYDVLERIANRIVGEVEGVNRVVYDITSKPPATIEWE
- a CDS encoding NCS2 family permease, translating into MDRWFRLTESGTNWRREVLAGTTTFLTMAYILLVNPFMLGQEGGMDFGAVFVATAIASAIGTLLMGLLANYPIALAPGMGLNAYFTYTVVQGMGVPWQTALGAVFISGVIFLLLTATRIREMIINVIPSGMKHAVSAGIGLFIAFIGLKNAQIIVGSEATFVALNPDLLQKDILLTLFGLVVTVLLMIRKVKGAVLLGMLVTAVVGVVSGVVAAPKGIFSAPPSLAPTFLKMDIAGALDIGLFTVIFAFLFVDLFDTAGTLVGVSSQAGLLKDNKLPRAGRALMADSLATISGAALGTSTVTSYIESSAGVAAGGRTGLTAVTTAGWFLIALFFFPLVESFASVAAITSPALIIVGVLMAGSLREIDWKDLSEAVPAFLTVLMMPMSFSIATGIAVGFILYPIGKIFAGKWRQVHPIMYVLAVLFITRFAFLGAI